From the Penicillium oxalicum strain HP7-1 chromosome V, whole genome shotgun sequence genome, one window contains:
- a CDS encoding Endo-1,4-beta-xylanase B, which translates to MLSFTTAFVAAAVTAGVLASPAAAPDAIAKRNTPNGQGTNNGFFYQFWDDGSSGTTTYTNGAAGSYSVNWQNVGDFTAGKGWSKAEPRTINFSGTVNCAGNFYLAVYTWSGQGENYILEDYGSYNPCSGGKSKGTLHSDGSDYEVCLVDRGNNYLQNWSVRKNKRSSGTVTTANHYNYYQSQGMTHNPLSSAAYQIVSTEGYGSSGSASITVSEAASGSGSDSGSGSGSGSGSGSGTATTSSASSGPTSGGSGSCSPLWGQCGGQGWNGPSCCASGSCKVTNAWYSQCQ; encoded by the exons ATgctctctttcaccacggCTTTCGTTGCTGCGGCGGTGACGGCCGGCGTCCTCGCCAGCCCTGCAGCGGCGCCCGATGCGATTGCTAAGCGCAATACTCCCAACGGGCAGGGAACCAACAACGGCTTCTTCTACCAGTTCT GGGACGATGGCTCCAGTGGCACTACAACCTACACGAACGGCGCGGCCGGCTCATACTCTGTCAACTGGCAGAATGTCGGTGATTTCACTGCTGGTAAGGGCTGGTCAAAGGCTGAGCCCAGGACCATCAACTTCTCCGGCACTGTGAACTGCGCGGGTAACTTCTACCTTGCCGTCTACACTTGGTCCGGCCAAGGCGAGAACTAT ATCCTCGAGGACTACGGCAGCTACAACCCTTGTTCTGGCGGCAAAAGCAAGGGTACACTGCACAGTGACGGAAGTGACTACGAAGTCTGCCTGGTCGACCGGGGCAACAACTACCTCCAGAACTGGTCTGTTCGTAAGAACAAGCGTTCCTCCGGTACGGTGACCACGGCCAACCACTACAACTACTACCAGTCTCAGGGCATGACCCACAACCCTCTGAGCAGCGCTGCTTATCAGATCGTCTCCACCGAAGGCTATGGCAGCAGCGGCTCTGCCTCGATCACCGTCTCCGAGGCTGCTAGTGGCTCGGGCTCGGACTCGGGCTCAGGTTCAGGttcgggctcgggctcgggctctGGTACAGCTACCACTTCGAGCGCGTCGTCAGGCCCTACCTCTGGTGGTAGTGGGAGCTGCTCTCCGCTCTGGGGTCAGTGTGGTGGCCAGGGCTGGAACGGTCCTTCGTGCTGTGCCTCGGGCAGCTGCAAGGTTACCAATGCATGGTACTCCCAGTGCCAGTAG
- a CDS encoding Efflux pump himE — translation MSNFTIPSKYCTLDTCPITKAHVFYVPSLAGNTLYVALFATLLIAQIALVVRYQTWGYFAGVFGGLVLEVVGYLGRIQMHNNPFLFTPLLEYAWTLACLSTNLSAPDADYRARYLICLTIAPAFLSASIYICLGRIVTIYGEKISRLRPRTYTLVFVGCDLVSLILQAAGGAITSIADSDQYDLAQSGIHIMIAGLSFQVASLALFMGLCLDFAWQVSKEQHELSPDVQMQEVRESALWKAFLGALAIATVTIFVRSAFRVAELNGGFNSALANDQVLFMILEGAMIAIATICMTGLHPGICFKGLWDATEWNFRRARQSELQLLEVGLEHKACP, via the exons ATGAGCAACTTCACAATCCCGTCAAAGTATTGTACCTTGGATACGTGTCCCATTACAAAAGCACATGTCTTTTATGTCCCATCTTTGGCGGGTAATACCCTCTATGTCGCCTTATTTGCGACTCTGTTGATCGCGCAAATCGCACTCGTCGTTCGCTATCAAACGTGGGGGTATTTTGCCGGAGTATTTGGCGGACTCGTCTTGGAAGTGGTTGGCTATCTCGGACGAATTCAGATGCACAACAATCCTTTTCTGTTCACTCCATTGCTCGAGTATGCTTGGACACTGGCTTGTCTCTCCACTAACCTGAGCGCACCAGATGCTGATTATCGCGCCAGATATCTAATCTGTTTGACCATCGCCCCGGCTTTCCTGAGCGCCTCCATCTACATCTGCCTGGGCCGCATCGTGACAATCTACGGCGAAAAAATCTCCCGTCTTCGACCGCGAACCTATACACTTGTCTTTGTTGGCTGTGATCTGGTATCTCTGATCCTGCAAGCGGCAGGCGGGGCAATCACTTCCATCGCGGATTCGGACCAGTATGACTTGGCTCAAAGCGGCATTCACATCATGATTGCCGGTCTATCTTTTCAAGTTGCTTCTCTCGCTCTGTTCATGGGGCTTTGTCTCGATTTTGCATGGCAGGTGTCGAAAGAGCAACATGAATTGAGCCCCGATGTACAAATGCAAGAAGTCAGAGAGAGTGCCCTTTGGAAAGCTTTCCTCGGTG CCCTCGCCATTGCCACAGTGACTATCTTCGTGCGATCTGCTTTTCGGGTGGCTGAGCTCAATGGGGGATTCAACAGTGCACTCGCGAATGATCAGGTGTTGTTCATGATTCTTGAGGGCGCAATGATTGCCATTGCTACCATCTGTATGACCGGTTTGCATCCTGGGATCTGCTTCAAGGGGCTTTGGGATGCAACCGAATGGAACTTTCGTCGAGCCCGCCAGAGCGAGTTGCAGCTCCTTGAAGTGGGCTTGGAACACAAGGCTTGCCCGTAA